One genomic region from Deinococcus cellulosilyticus NBRC 106333 = KACC 11606 encodes:
- a CDS encoding putative iron-sulfur cluster-binding metallochaperone, producing the protein MTPSPEHPSQVTQVTCPQCKVPGKKVKTITLKSLLVPGVLKVLNPHLQHYFCRESHCPVVYYGEDTVYLESQIKVPVLQKKSVGNPPACYCFGFSRGEVLAEGEKVVGEVKGHIQAGRCGCEVNNPQGSCCLGNLNALIQGQIEKVKTVPEEKKNHLIPGNSETF; encoded by the coding sequence ATGACACCGAGCCCAGAACACCCTTCTCAAGTCACTCAGGTGACCTGTCCGCAGTGCAAAGTACCCGGTAAGAAGGTCAAAACCATCACCCTCAAAAGCCTGCTGGTTCCGGGGGTTTTGAAAGTCCTGAATCCACATCTGCAGCATTACTTTTGCAGGGAAAGCCACTGTCCAGTGGTGTATTACGGTGAGGACACCGTGTACCTGGAGAGTCAGATCAAAGTTCCAGTGCTGCAAAAGAAGTCGGTGGGAAATCCTCCTGCCTGTTACTGTTTCGGTTTTTCCAGAGGGGAGGTGCTTGCAGAAGGGGAAAAGGTCGTGGGTGAGGTCAAAGGGCACATTCAAGCCGGGCGGTGCGGGTGTGAAGTCAACAACCCACAGGGGTCTTGCTGCCTGGGCAATTTGAATGCTTTGATTCAGGGGCAAATCGAGAAAGTCAAAACTGTCCCAGAGGAGAAAAAAAACCACCTTATCCCTGGTAACAGTGAGACTTTTTAA